The Pristiophorus japonicus isolate sPriJap1 chromosome 26, sPriJap1.hap1, whole genome shotgun sequence DNA segment ccagtgatagtcagtgtgtgtgggactgtaccccagtgatagtcagtgtgtgggactgtaccccagtgagtgtcagtgtgtgtgggactgtagcccagtgagagtcagtgtgtgtgggacccgtaccccagtgagtgtcagtgtgtgtgggactgtaccccagtgagagtcagtgtgtgtgggacccgtaccccagtgagagtcagtgtgtgtgggacccgtaccccagtgagagtcagtgtgtgtgggactgtaccccagtgagagtcagtgtgtgtgggacccgtaccccagtgagtgtcagtgtgtgtgggactgtaccccagtgagagtcagtgtgtgtgggacccgtaccccagtgagagtcagtgtgtgtgggactgtaccccagtgagagtcagtgtgtgtgggactgtaccccagtgagagtcagtgtgtgtgggacctgtaccccagtgagagtcagtgtgtgtgggacctgtaccccagtgagagtcagtgtgtgtggaacctgtaccccagtgagagtcagtgtgtgtgggacccctaccccagtgagtcagtgtgtgtgggacccctaccccagtgagtcagtgtgtgtgggactgtaccccagtgagagtcatcgtgtgtgtgggactgtaccctattgAGGGGTGAGTTAATGCTGGAAGCAGAGGATGCCAGTGATGGGTTTTATTCGAATGAAACAGAGCAGAAACCGAAAGTAGCTGGACAATAATTTGTCGAATGTCAGGCCTAAAACACACACAATGTTCCGCTCACAATCACGTCTCAtgctcccagtgaggagacgtCCACCCCAAATATCGAAACCTCGCTACCCCCGGTACGCCTGCTGCAACGTTGGCACAGCTGATAGAGACCCATTCTTTTCCAAATGGCAAAATAATATTAAAGGTTTGAGCTTTGCACGAGTACACACAGTCGTTCCCACAACCCTCAGGTCAAGTGGCATAAAGACGCTGTAAGATGCAGGGGCTGTGATTGGTTTGGTGGGTCTCGGAGATTTCAGGGAGTGAAATGACTTGTTACAAATGCTTGTTTGGTGGATGAACCCCTGGCCGGTGCTGGTCAGGGGCAGTGTGTGGACTGTGAGTGAGGACACATAACATGGGCAGTGTCGCACTGCGCTGCAGACCCAACACCTCGAAAAGCCTCCTCCACTGAACAGGAAAAGTACAAAAATAAAGCGTTTTGTTGAGTGGTCTGAGGTCCCATTCGCCAACTCCGGGAATGTAAAGAGGCAGAGTCCGAGTTgaggctggtgttaatcccaacagagACCAACTATCTACTCGTCCTTTCTCAACTTCAAGTGGCCCCACAGTGTCGGTGGGATGATGGGGGGGTCCCGTGGCTCCCCATTGTCATCGAATCGCAAACGCAGAGTATTCCTGATCACCAGCTTTTCCACAATGAAGGAGGCACAGAACCAGGGCACTGCGTACTCCAGTGTCACTAACCCCATGAAATCATAATCAAACTGGGAGTAGTCCCACGGACAGGCGTTGAACTGGCGCAGAATAAAGCCAGTGGAGAACTCCCAGAGGTAGGTCCACAGGGTGTAGATAATGCAGCGTAGCACACCAGGACAGCGGTCCTTCAGGACCAGATACATCCGCTCCACCACCATCAGAGACGTGCCGTAGATGAAAAGAGCCCAAACACTGGTGACTCCCGGGAACTTCCAGTTGCAATTGATGACAAACTCCCAGGCGGCCGTAAACATCACCTCACAGAAATAGCCATGGATGGCATAGAGGTACCATCGGGAGAGGGCACTGAGGGGCTCGGCAGGCCGCATCATCCTCCCGTCTTCGGGCAACCGCACACAGCCCTGAAACAAAACACATCCCGGTTATTTCCAGCAGTGTGAGATAGAGCTGGCACCCTGTACCCCCCGCACCACGAAACCCCTGCACCCCAAAAATGCCTCACCCCCCAAACCCCCTCACCTCAAACCCCCACACTacaaaccccctcaccccaaaccccctcactccaaaccccccacactccaaaccccctcactccaaaccccccacactccaaaccccctcaccccaaacctcctcaccccaaaccccctcaccccaaaccccctcactccaaaccccccacactccaaaccccctcactccaaaccccccacactccaaaccccctcaccccaaacctcctcaccccaaaccccccacTCCAAACCCCCTCACcgcaaaccccctcaccccaaaccccctcactccaaaccccccacactccaaaccccctcacgccaaaccccctcaccccaaaccccctcaccccaaaccccccactccaaaccccctcaccccaaaccccctcaccccaaaccNNNNNNNNNNNNNNNNNNNNNNNNNNNNNNNNNNNNNNNNNNNNNNNNNNNNNNNNNNNNNNNNNNNNNNNNNNNNNNNNNNNNNNNNNNNNNNNNNNNNNNNNNNNNNNNNNNNNNNNNNNNNNNNNNNNNNNNNNNNNNNNNNNNNNNNNNNNNNNNNNNNNNNNNNNNNNNNNNNNNNNNNNNNNNNNNNNNNNNNNCCCA contains these protein-coding regions:
- the LOC139239105 gene encoding transmembrane protein 229B-like isoform X2 → MMRPAEPLSALSRWYLYAIHGYFCEVMFTAAWEFVINCNWKFPGVTSVWALFIYGTSLMVVERMYLVLKDRCPGVLRCIIYTLWTYLWEFSTGFILRQFNACPWDYSQFDYDFMGLVTLEYAVPWFCASFIVEKLVIRNTLRLRFDDNGEPRDPPIIPPTLWGHLKLRKDE
- the LOC139239105 gene encoding transmembrane protein 229B-like isoform X1 codes for the protein MDLNPAHRRKKGCVRLPEDGRMMRPAEPLSALSRWYLYAIHGYFCEVMFTAAWEFVINCNWKFPGVTSVWALFIYGTSLMVVERMYLVLKDRCPGVLRCIIYTLWTYLWEFSTGFILRQFNACPWDYSQFDYDFMGLVTLEYAVPWFCASFIVEKLVIRNTLRLRFDDNGEPRDPPIIPPTLWGHLKLRKDE